One Methanomicrobia archaeon DNA window includes the following coding sequences:
- the hypD gene encoding hydrogenase formation protein HypD encodes MFTYRNEKLAQEIVAKLKALNLTLRLMHVCGTHQDTLMRYGLNSMLQEVGVDVRAGPGCPVCVTTPKEIEEAIALARSGKVVATFGDMFRVPGETQSLAEVKAEGYDVRMVYSITDCIALAAKTDKDVVFFSIGFETTAPTPASVILSRPPENFSILSTHRLIPPAMAALLNMGELKIDGFIDPGHVSAIIGAGPYEFLSRDYHIPQVIAGFEPLDLLVAVYMLAMQIRRGEAKVENEYTRVVKREGNEKAKRIMETVFEPCDVGWRGFPVIPGSGLTLRDEFAAYDARKRYEDDLSTLPCDYKEPEGCRCGEILRGIVDPDECPLFGTGCTPQHPIGPCMVSREGCCNIMFRYGTL; translated from the coding sequence ATGTTCACGTACCGAAACGAGAAGTTAGCGCAGGAGATCGTGGCGAAGTTGAAGGCTCTGAACCTCACGTTGCGCTTGATGCATGTCTGCGGCACGCATCAGGATACTTTGATGCGGTACGGCTTGAATTCGATGTTGCAGGAGGTCGGAGTGGATGTCCGGGCTGGCCCCGGCTGTCCGGTCTGCGTAACGACGCCGAAGGAGATAGAAGAGGCCATTGCGTTAGCGCGCAGTGGGAAGGTGGTTGCCACGTTCGGCGATATGTTCAGAGTGCCGGGCGAAACGCAATCGTTAGCAGAAGTGAAGGCTGAGGGTTACGATGTGCGAATGGTCTACAGTATCACTGACTGCATCGCTTTAGCGGCAAAGACGGATAAGGACGTTGTCTTCTTCTCCATCGGGTTCGAAACGACCGCGCCAACGCCTGCATCGGTCATTCTGAGTAGGCCCCCTGAGAATTTCTCGATACTCTCGACGCACCGGCTCATCCCGCCCGCAATGGCGGCACTGCTCAACATGGGCGAGTTAAAGATAGACGGGTTCATCGATCCCGGTCACGTTTCCGCGATCATCGGTGCCGGGCCGTACGAATTCCTATCGCGGGACTACCATATCCCTCAGGTGATTGCAGGCTTTGAGCCGCTGGATCTACTCGTTGCCGTTTATATGCTTGCCATGCAGATACGCAGGGGCGAGGCGAAGGTGGAGAACGAATACACACGCGTGGTCAAGCGTGAGGGTAACGAGAAGGCGAAGCGAATAATGGAGACGGTTTTTGAGCCCTGTGACGTCGGCTGGCGTGGTTTCCCCGTTATACCCGGCAGTGGCCTCACGTTAAGAGATGAGTTCGCCGCGTACGATGCGCGAAAACGGTACGAAGACGATTTGAGCACGTTGCCCTGCGATTATAAAGAGCCGGAAGGCTGTCGCTGTGGCGAAATCCTGCGTGGGATAGTGGATCCAGACGAATGCCCGCTCTTCGGTACGGGTTGCACGCCGCAGCATCCTATAGGACCCTGCATGGTCTCACGCGAAGGCTGCTGCAATATTATGTTCCGATACGGCACATTGTAG
- a CDS encoding HypC/HybG/HupF family hydrogenase formation chaperone, with protein sequence MCLGIPAKVVEIRSSGEESVRRKAKADFGGVAREIDISLVDVNIGDYVIVHAGFAIETIDEAEALEAIKLWQELIEKYEDLG encoded by the coding sequence ATGTGTTTGGGGATACCGGCGAAAGTGGTGGAGATCCGCAGCAGCGGGGAAGAAAGCGTGCGCAGAAAGGCAAAGGCAGATTTCGGCGGTGTCGCACGCGAAATTGATATCTCACTCGTCGATGTCAACATCGGCGATTACGTCATTGTCCATGCGGGCTTTGCCATCGAGACGATCGATGAGGCAGAGGCGCTCGAGGCGATTAAGCTCTGGCAAGAGCTGATCGAGAAGTACGAGGATTTGGGTTAG
- a CDS encoding right-handed parallel beta-helix repeat-containing protein, producing MKLKAKEKEAKATQSFLKSGLCAALVVSLALMAFTMTANAGVINVPGDQATIQAAINAAGTGDTIIVHDGTWKENLVVNKSDIVIQSDNGSAVTIISSNQTNTTVVDITDQTNVTLDNFTIRDAHGTSGSVAGIYMKNATECTISSNIVTNISGNKSHTHGIFLYSSTRCNLTSNLVTNISTTENTQAYGIRLRFSDNNTFSATTVSNVTADDNTYGIATLQSNNNTFSSTTVSNVTATTLNAFGISIGFSSDNNSFEIRTAVSNVTANQGATGIDVDSAAKNRFDITLVSGIRGKYASGVALIDPETQENVFNDTTISTLRATETVRGVSGYSVINNRFTDTAIADLSCSKAYGVYLDRDADNNTFTGTSISNLTAVNDTYGVYLEEANDNNFTGTIVANLSCNQSYGIYMEKSDNNSFSDTAVSSLNATDDAFGIYLYESSSNSFSSSTSVSNVTATGPNGLACGIVLSTWSNNNTFGSSTAVSTIMSTNYDAYGIWLSFANNNTFSSSTAISSVSAQWQAYGIVLGSSNNNTFSSTTVTNIRATDWKTYGVSLSLSSNNRFNPSTAVANIMSTNNDAYGIMLKTSSNNNTFSSTTSVSNISANKTTSGVSLTSNSDNNSFTDTTVANLACNQSYGISLSNSNNNSFTTTTVSDLNASIYATGIGLVLSTNNNFSGRTTLTDLNAVNAATGIFLFISCSNSFETTFVSYLDATSGDAIGIQLTGSSHDNLFSGTMSISQLTASDESKGVDVIASNNNRFNSDKVISQLVAGTDAYGIYLSGADLNEFYGFSIFGLTAAGTTTTYGVHIESGSDNNTIAEGEIRDNNHGIWIEDSSGNTIIRNMIINNSNNGGGDTGVHVNENSDWNRINENCFYDNVLQAYDDGAHNNWDRNFWSPPPGVTGDYTIPGGAGAKDYHPLSYCPMCPQKMPVLTPVGILALLSALSVVFAVSIRMRRMKEE from the coding sequence ATGAAACTGAAGGCTAAAGAAAAAGAAGCGAAAGCAACGCAATCTTTTCTGAAGAGCGGTTTATGCGCGGCACTGGTCGTGAGTCTTGCGCTCATGGCGTTTACCATGACGGCAAATGCCGGGGTTATTAACGTGCCCGGCGACCAGGCCACCATCCAGGCGGCGATCAACGCGGCGGGCACCGGCGATACGATCATTGTGCATGACGGCACGTGGAAGGAGAACCTCGTGGTGAATAAGTCAGACATCGTCATTCAATCAGATAACGGCTCCGCGGTTACCATCATCAGCTCGAACCAGACGAACACGACCGTGGTCGACATCACCGACCAGACGAACGTCACGCTCGACAACTTCACGATTCGGGATGCACACGGCACCTCTGGATCTGTAGCGGGCATCTACATGAAAAACGCGACCGAGTGCACCATCTCGAGCAACATCGTGACAAACATCTCCGGGAATAAATCTCACACCCACGGCATCTTTCTGTATTCCTCAACTCGGTGCAACCTGACCAGCAATCTCGTGACGAACATCTCAACCACGGAGAATACCCAAGCCTACGGCATCCGACTGCGTTTCTCAGACAACAACACGTTCAGCGCAACCACCGTTTCGAACGTTACGGCAGATGACAACACGTATGGCATCGCAACTTTACAATCAAACAATAACACGTTCAGCTCAACCACCGTTTCGAACGTTACGGCAACCACCCTCAACGCTTTTGGGATCAGTATTGGATTTTCTTCAGATAATAACTCCTTCGAGATACGCACCGCTGTTTCGAATGTTACTGCAAACCAAGGTGCTACGGGCATTGACGTAGATTCTGCAGCGAAGAACCGGTTTGATATCACCTTGGTTTCCGGGATCAGAGGTAAGTATGCCTCGGGCGTTGCCCTTATCGATCCTGAAACACAAGAGAACGTCTTTAACGACACGACAATTAGCACGCTCAGGGCAACCGAGACCGTCCGCGGTGTTTCCGGATATAGTGTAATAAACAACCGGTTTACCGACACGGCAATTGCCGATCTCTCCTGTAGCAAGGCTTATGGCGTTTACCTCGACCGTGATGCGGACAACAACACCTTTACCGGCACGTCCATCTCAAATCTCACGGCCGTCAACGATACCTACGGCGTTTATCTCGAAGAGGCAAACGACAACAACTTCACCGGCACGATCGTCGCCAATCTCTCGTGCAACCAATCGTACGGCATCTATATGGAAAAATCGGATAACAACTCGTTCAGCGACACTGCCGTCTCTTCACTTAACGCGACCGATGACGCCTTCGGCATCTATCTGTATGAATCAAGCAGCAACAGCTTCAGCTCCAGCACTTCCGTCTCCAATGTTACGGCAACGGGACCCAACGGTCTAGCCTGCGGCATCGTTCTGTCTACTTGGAGCAACAACAACACCTTCGGCTCCAGCACCGCCGTCTCCACTATTATGTCAACCAACTACGACGCCTATGGCATTTGGCTGTCTTTTGCAAACAACAACACCTTCAGCTCCAGCACCGCCATTTCCTCTGTTTCAGCACAATGGCAGGCCTACGGCATCGTTCTGGGTTCTTCAAATAACAACACCTTCAGCTCAACCACCGTTACCAACATTAGGGCAACCGACTGGAAAACCTACGGCGTTTCTCTGTCGCTTTCAAGCAACAACAGGTTTAACCCGAGCACCGCTGTTGCCAACATTATGTCAACCAACAACGACGCCTACGGCATCATGCTCAAAACTTCGAGCAACAACAACACCTTCAGTTCAACCACCTCCGTTTCCAACATCAGCGCAAACAAGACCACCTCCGGCGTCTCTCTCACTTCTAATTCAGACAACAACTCCTTTACCGACACCACCGTTGCCAATCTTGCGTGCAACCAATCGTACGGCATCTCTCTGAGCAATTCAAACAACAACTCGTTTACTACCACCACCGTTTCCGACCTCAACGCATCGATATACGCGACCGGCATTGGCCTTGTGCTATCAACTAACAACAACTTCAGCGGCCGCACCACCCTCACTGACCTTAATGCAGTCAATGCTGCAACTGGCATCTTCCTCTTTATTTCATGCTCCAACTCCTTTGAGACGACGTTCGTTTCGTACCTCGACGCAACCTCCGGTGACGCCATCGGCATTCAGCTCACCGGGAGCTCGCACGACAATCTATTCAGCGGCACCATGTCAATCTCACAGCTCACGGCATCAGACGAAAGTAAAGGCGTCGACGTGATCGCCTCTAACAATAACCGGTTCAACTCGGACAAGGTCATCTCGCAGCTTGTTGCGGGTACTGACGCTTACGGTATCTATCTGTCAGGGGCAGACCTCAACGAATTCTACGGGTTCTCCATTTTCGGCTTAACCGCTGCTGGAACGACGACGACCTACGGTGTTCACATCGAGTCAGGGAGCGATAACAATACGATCGCGGAGGGTGAGATTCGGGACAACAACCACGGGATATGGATCGAAGACTCGTCCGGCAACACGATCATCCGCAACATGATCATCAACAACTCAAACAATGGAGGCGGGGATACGGGTGTGCATGTCAATGAGAATTCCGATTGGAACAGGATAAACGAGAACTGCTTCTACGATAACGTGCTACAGGCATATGACGATGGAGCACATAACAACTGGGATCGGAACTTCTGGTCGCCGCCACCGGGCGTAACGGGTGATTACACGATACCTGGAGGGGCGGGAGCGAAGGACTACCATCCCTTGAGCTACTGCCCGATGTGTCCCCAGAAAATGCCTGTACTCACGCCAGTAGGAATCCTCGCATTGCTGAGCGCACTTTCGGTCGTCTTCGCCGTGAGCATACGGATGAGAAGAATGAAGGAGGAGTAA